The following proteins are co-located in the Oncorhynchus clarkii lewisi isolate Uvic-CL-2024 chromosome 30, UVic_Ocla_1.0, whole genome shotgun sequence genome:
- the LOC139389683 gene encoding immediate early response 3-interacting protein 1-like: protein MAFTLYSLIQAVILCVNAVAVLHEDRFLSKIGWGVDQSVGGFGDEPGIKVQLMNLVRSVRTVMRVPLIAVNSVCIVLLLLFG from the exons ATGGCGTTTACATTATATTCCCTTATTCAAGCGGTGATTTTGTGTGTTAATGCTGTCGCCGTATTGCACGAAGATAGATTTTTAAGTAAAA TTGGCTGGGGTGTGGACCAAAGTGTTGGTGGATTTGGTGATGAACCAGGCATCAAAGTGCAGCTAATGAACCTTGTCCGCTCTGTGAGGACAGTGATGAGAG TGCCCTTGATTGCTGTCAATTCTGTCTGCATTGTGTTGTTGCTGCTTTTTGGCTGA